In Nitrospirota bacterium, one DNA window encodes the following:
- a CDS encoding translocation/assembly module TamB domain-containing protein: MAEVKTNKKRKIVIRVLIAVFILAIIHFLFRGPYLSNSIKRVVIPVLENVTGKKVIMDKAVINLFPFYIQGKSVKFIDEDGKRLLWITKSRIYLDVFGLLSKEVRIRRIVLTEPNLTITEDELAEIVDHIKAGLSVSSPDQFNVSLKSLKLTDGKFTYTVNDGLNTFLGNGLYADMLIKDTAQLDFKLENGTLNINDLGGLDYKLKGRFIIANGRVRVPEIVVSYADSTVAAAGEAAFNNWRMGNGEFSGKAIIHEADIGRIFGAENKTDGVLTLSGTAGISMDEHSDIPVFALNLDGKGHFYLETLMDILKVNENVNGRIAVNGKITGIFPELAGEGDVKLSDAEFGTLPIDSGLGKIEYKDKRFALTNFTAHAYEGVLSGTAHIDIPEGDFAVAASVTEVDSVKLMNYIGWDAPFRPGRISGNFDLLKIIGKDIDVNAFLSYKNTTDSDEEFIDRIKSVEGNIDFSDSVVTISGSKISSLNTSLSIDGMADTDKKMLDLDLQIDGTDISDLSAPYYSNIKGSCNFTGKASGPFEAPGIRGTLKMGPGHINGFVISDASADITRSVKSLVVSDLTVNQSEASLNLKGGIDFRGLPGLFSFDSPYYNAKTVFNNIEARSLTDAFFETLKLTGRLNGEMSFRGDNENFTGNGSLIVTKGDIYGQKFDKLSADLALDSEKLDFSAVDMKKGVSGIAASGSLYFDKRFKISARSDKISSEDISYLTGMQFASLFTLKLDGSGTFEKPDIRFSAGMMDSSFRGVDAGEGEITGSIKGQRLSARGSLLDDRITADINAVLSEVPSWAVDVDFKKGRYDFLLAALIKDPPEDISSFVEGHINVKSEKGRISMGSRINSLTFSLYGYDFRNNGDIIFDLKDDDLSIKSFSLVGKDANLNVQGDIFLGKSYDVNIEGDIDLLPLQVLTDKITSLEGRGNFAVDINGNWEKPEIIGELDVRGTTLGFKGFPHKAGPLNGKVFFNRDKVILDSIKGDFAGGKVVFYGAGYLDKLSFNRLLVSADMTAIKLSPIKGVNAAFDSKLFFEASSKGSSLTGEILLKKAQYKKDVEFKKLFLGLKEIDVISSNQIWFDKTLLNIRIVGIEDIYIDNNIAKTPVKVDLTLTGTPARYGLIGLVESGGGSIFFRGNEFKLLEASSVDFVAADKVSPVLHLKAETSTGGYRVKMNLDGPLDNFTLSLFSNPHLSEMDILTLLSFGSVSNEGKGVEGGMATSQATSILTGGITSEVEEGFKYITGFDRFEVEPHTTATGSVSPKITVGKRFLDEKLSVVYSTSIGSTEENVVRMEYDLGNNISIVGSRDEIGSTGADVKYKFKFK, translated from the coding sequence ATGGCTGAAGTTAAGACAAATAAAAAAAGAAAGATAGTAATACGCGTTCTGATAGCAGTATTCATTCTTGCGATCATACATTTTCTTTTTAGAGGCCCGTACCTTTCCAATTCTATCAAGAGGGTCGTAATCCCTGTTCTGGAAAATGTTACCGGCAAAAAAGTAATAATGGACAAGGCTGTCATCAACCTTTTTCCTTTTTATATTCAGGGGAAGAGTGTCAAGTTTATAGATGAGGACGGCAAGAGGCTGTTGTGGATAACAAAGTCACGAATTTATTTAGACGTCTTTGGACTTCTTTCAAAAGAAGTCAGGATAAGAAGGATTGTTCTGACAGAACCGAACTTGACCATAACTGAGGACGAGTTAGCTGAAATAGTAGACCACATAAAAGCCGGGCTTTCAGTTTCCAGCCCGGATCAGTTCAATGTGAGCCTGAAGAGCCTTAAGTTGACCGATGGGAAATTCACTTACACGGTTAATGACGGTTTGAATACATTTCTTGGAAATGGGCTTTATGCGGATATGCTTATCAAAGACACTGCCCAACTTGATTTTAAACTTGAAAATGGAACACTGAATATCAATGATCTCGGCGGGCTTGATTATAAACTTAAAGGGAGATTTATTATAGCGAACGGCAGGGTCAGGGTGCCTGAAATAGTCGTGTCATACGCAGATTCAACTGTTGCTGCAGCCGGCGAGGCGGCCTTTAATAATTGGAGGATGGGTAATGGAGAGTTTAGCGGCAAGGCAATTATCCATGAAGCTGACATCGGCAGAATTTTTGGCGCTGAAAATAAAACAGACGGGGTACTGACATTGTCAGGTACAGCCGGTATTTCCATGGATGAACATTCTGATATTCCGGTTTTCGCTTTGAATCTGGATGGCAAAGGTCATTTCTATCTTGAAACTCTGATGGATATTCTTAAAGTTAATGAGAATGTAAATGGCAGAATAGCTGTGAACGGGAAGATTACAGGCATCTTTCCTGAGCTTGCCGGGGAAGGGGATGTTAAGCTTAGTGACGCAGAGTTCGGAACGCTGCCTATTGATAGCGGGTTGGGCAAGATAGAATATAAGGACAAGAGGTTCGCTCTGACAAATTTTACCGCACATGCTTATGAAGGTGTGCTTAGCGGCACTGCGCATATTGACATACCTGAAGGAGATTTTGCAGTTGCTGCATCGGTCACAGAAGTTGACAGTGTCAAGCTTATGAACTATATCGGGTGGGATGCTCCATTCCGTCCCGGCAGGATAAGCGGTAATTTTGATTTACTGAAGATCATCGGCAAGGATATAGATGTTAATGCATTTTTGAGCTATAAAAATACCACTGATTCCGATGAAGAATTTATAGACAGGATAAAGAGCGTTGAAGGTAATATTGATTTTTCTGACAGCGTTGTAACCATAAGCGGCTCAAAGATATCTTCATTGAATACCTCTTTATCTATAGACGGCATGGCCGATACTGATAAAAAGATGCTTGACCTTGACCTTCAGATTGACGGTACGGATATTTCAGACCTTTCAGCGCCGTACTATAGCAATATAAAAGGCTCCTGCAATTTTACAGGTAAGGCGTCAGGCCCTTTTGAAGCCCCCGGGATTAGAGGAACTCTTAAAATGGGGCCGGGGCACATCAATGGTTTCGTAATCTCTGATGCATCTGCTGATATAACCCGCAGTGTTAAGTCGCTCGTTGTAAGTGACTTGACCGTTAATCAATCCGAAGCCAGCCTTAATCTCAAAGGAGGCATTGATTTCCGAGGGTTACCCGGGCTCTTTTCCTTTGATTCTCCTTATTACAATGCGAAAACTGTTTTCAATAATATAGAGGCAAGGTCATTGACAGATGCATTTTTTGAAACGCTGAAACTGACAGGCCGTTTAAATGGTGAAATGAGCTTTAGAGGTGATAATGAGAATTTCACAGGTAACGGAAGTCTCATTGTCACTAAAGGCGATATATACGGCCAGAAGTTCGACAAACTATCTGCTGATCTTGCGCTTGATTCTGAAAAATTGGATTTTAGTGCAGTTGATATGAAAAAGGGAGTTTCAGGCATTGCAGCAAGCGGGAGTTTATATTTTGATAAACGATTTAAAATATCAGCCAGAAGCGATAAGATCAGTTCTGAGGATATCTCATATTTAACCGGTATGCAGTTCGCTTCTCTCTTTACACTGAAACTGGATGGCTCGGGCACATTTGAAAAACCTGACATCAGATTTTCTGCTGGCATGATGGACAGCAGTTTTAGAGGGGTTGATGCAGGTGAAGGTGAGATCACGGGGAGCATAAAAGGGCAGAGGTTATCCGCAAGGGGAAGTCTTTTAGACGATAGAATAACTGCAGATATAAATGCGGTTCTGTCAGAAGTGCCTTCCTGGGCTGTTGATGTTGATTTTAAGAAAGGCAGATACGATTTTCTTCTGGCTGCGCTAATTAAAGATCCTCCTGAGGATATCTCCTCATTTGTGGAAGGCCATATCAACGTGAAGTCTGAAAAAGGCAGGATATCCATGGGCTCCAGGATTAATTCCTTGACTTTCAGCCTTTACGGTTATGACTTCAGGAATAACGGGGATATTATTTTTGACCTTAAGGATGATGACCTCAGCATAAAGTCTTTTTCTCTTGTCGGAAAGGATGCAAACCTGAATGTTCAAGGGGATATTTTCCTGGGTAAAAGCTACGATGTTAACATAGAGGGGGATATTGACTTGTTACCGCTTCAGGTGTTGACAGATAAGATAACGTCTCTTGAGGGGCGCGGCAATTTTGCAGTTGACATTAACGGAAACTGGGAGAAACCGGAGATCATCGGAGAGCTTGATGTCAGAGGTACCACTCTTGGATTTAAAGGTTTCCCTCATAAGGCCGGCCCGCTTAACGGAAAGGTCTTTTTTAACAGGGACAAGGTTATTCTTGATTCAATTAAGGGTGATTTTGCCGGAGGGAAGGTGGTTTTTTACGGCGCCGGATATCTTGATAAATTATCATTTAACAGGCTTCTTGTTTCAGCTGATATGACAGCAATTAAACTCAGCCCGATAAAGGGTGTCAATGCCGCTTTTGACAGTAAGCTTTTTTTTGAAGCATCATCTAAAGGGTCAAGCCTGACCGGCGAGATACTTCTTAAAAAAGCTCAGTATAAGAAAGATGTCGAGTTTAAAAAACTGTTTCTGGGGCTTAAAGAAATCGATGTGATCTCATCAAATCAGATATGGTTTGACAAGACATTGCTGAATATAAGAATTGTTGGAATTGAAGACATATATATTGATAACAATATTGCTAAAACTCCTGTCAAGGTTGATCTGACTCTGACCGGAACTCCTGCCAGATACGGTTTGATCGGACTTGTCGAGTCCGGCGGGGGATCGATATTTTTCAGGGGAAATGAGTTTAAGCTTCTGGAAGCCAGCAGTGTGGATTTTGTCGCAGCTGATAAAGTTTCTCCGGTATTACATTTAAAGGCTGAGACCTCAACAGGCGGATATCGCGTAAAAATGAACCTTGACGGCCCGCTTGATAATTTTACACTTTCGCTCTTTTCTAACCCGCACCTTTCAGAAATGGATATTCTTACGCTCCTTTCATTCGGAAGCGTGAGCAATGAAGGCAAGGGAGTCGAGGGCGGGATGGCAACAAGCCAGGCCACATCTATTTTGACAGGCGGAATTACGAGTGAGGTTGAAGAGGGATTCAAGTATATTACAGGCTTTGACCGTTTTGAAGTCGAGCCGCATACTACTGCAACCGGATCGGTAAGCCCCAAGATCACAGTCGGAAAGCGTTTTCTGGATGAAAAACTGTCAGTTGTATACTCAACTTCAATAGGCTCCACAGAAGAGAATGTCGTGAGAATGGAATATGACCTTGGCAACAATATCTCCATCGTCGGGTCAAGAGATGAAATAGGAAGCACAGGGGCGGATGTCAAATATAAGTTTAAATTTAAGTAG
- a CDS encoding cytochrome c3 family protein has protein sequence MNPDSAKECAICHYRWIDTFYLEHKGSDLVEFESRKVESKPEMCFSCHDGSVVDSRARVYNDHRHKINRVPPPDMKIPEIFPLDEAGKMQCSTCHTAHGVSSEMGIEKTIFLRASNKNSSICIMCHPEKDGGIDRGNHPIGVRKDFILPQKLFGYGSKEGEEKNQIICETCHTVHGSPNESFLIESSSNSGLCLECHRDKNIFTDDGRRKPFHVVNSRFEKVRIPDELIRKGAKLGPNNEIICQTCHKVHNNMIEKQLLLIIKDEGSGLCLTCHTDKKYIEQTKHNLANSAPGEKNLDGKTVSEAGVCSSCHLPHKAARKLYIEKDYTTSLCLSCHSKKNIAEEKIPDDYRHPVDVSPFEKKKSDSEIILTTISAEKEKLDLPLFNIYGAQDKNGEITCATCHDPHRWRSDSTEGEIRKEVKGDINTSFLRKPSPELCSSCHSGKFSIKNSKHDMNKVAPDEKNILGQKPGESGLCGICHLVHGGQQNYLWARPIEIKSGVVVQDLCVNCHNDKGIARKKVVKDYSHPVNIMPSEKEIDTTLPLFDFNGKVSKNGLMTCQTCHDPHRWDPDDIITEDHSKIEGDSRNSFLRLDNSYSSRLCVNCHAKQSLVVGTDHDLNITAPDEKNVNGHTAAESGACSACHLVHNGPSSFKLWARPYILNYVSGGLMESLCISCHSKGQSAEAKIPPIATHPTGMLVDNILRADKHSIDFSPLFDEKNGSYISVGNISCPTCHNAHQWNPVLKEKGPNKNLDGDVTNSFLRNVSYNNICIDCHGLDALFRFKYYHDPDDRVEKIQK, from the coding sequence ATGAATCCGGATTCTGCAAAAGAATGCGCGATATGTCATTACAGGTGGATCGACACTTTTTATTTAGAACATAAGGGTTCGGATCTGGTTGAATTTGAGTCACGCAAGGTTGAATCAAAGCCTGAGATGTGCTTTTCATGTCATGATGGCAGCGTGGTTGATTCGAGGGCAAGAGTTTATAATGACCACAGGCACAAGATAAACAGGGTGCCTCCGCCTGATATGAAAATACCGGAGATTTTCCCCTTGGATGAAGCAGGTAAAATGCAATGCTCAACATGTCATACTGCACATGGTGTTTCAAGTGAGATGGGAATTGAGAAGACGATATTTCTTAGGGCATCAAACAAGAACTCAAGTATCTGTATCATGTGCCATCCTGAAAAAGACGGCGGAATCGACCGGGGCAATCATCCGATAGGAGTGCGGAAAGATTTTATCCTGCCTCAGAAGCTTTTTGGTTATGGGTCTAAAGAGGGTGAGGAGAAGAATCAGATCATTTGCGAAACGTGCCATACTGTGCATGGTTCACCTAATGAGAGTTTTTTGATCGAGAGCTCCAGTAATTCAGGCTTATGCCTTGAATGCCACAGGGACAAGAATATTTTTACGGATGATGGCAGGAGAAAACCGTTCCATGTTGTTAACTCAAGATTTGAAAAGGTGAGAATACCGGATGAATTGATTAGAAAAGGAGCAAAGCTGGGGCCGAATAATGAAATTATCTGCCAGACATGTCATAAGGTGCACAATAATATGATTGAGAAACAACTCTTGCTGATAATAAAGGACGAAGGTTCAGGCCTCTGCCTTACCTGCCATACAGATAAAAAATATATAGAACAGACTAAGCATAATCTTGCGAATTCTGCTCCTGGTGAAAAGAACCTTGACGGCAAGACCGTTTCTGAAGCAGGCGTATGTTCCTCATGCCATCTGCCTCATAAGGCTGCCAGAAAACTTTATATTGAAAAAGATTATACGACATCCCTATGCCTGAGCTGCCACAGTAAAAAAAATATAGCTGAAGAGAAAATCCCGGACGATTACAGACACCCGGTTGATGTGAGTCCTTTTGAAAAAAAGAAATCGGATTCAGAGATTATCTTGACTACAATAAGCGCTGAAAAAGAAAAACTTGATCTCCCTCTTTTTAATATTTACGGCGCTCAGGATAAAAACGGCGAGATCACGTGTGCCACTTGCCATGACCCGCACAGATGGCGTTCGGATTCGACGGAAGGGGAGATAAGAAAGGAAGTGAAGGGGGATATTAATACATCTTTTCTCAGAAAGCCTTCCCCGGAACTTTGCAGCAGCTGTCATAGTGGGAAATTTTCTATCAAAAATTCCAAACATGATATGAACAAAGTTGCACCTGACGAAAAGAATATACTGGGGCAGAAGCCTGGCGAATCGGGCCTATGCGGGATCTGTCATCTTGTTCACGGGGGACAGCAGAACTATCTATGGGCAAGGCCTATAGAAATAAAAAGCGGGGTTGTTGTTCAGGATTTATGTGTAAATTGTCATAATGATAAAGGTATTGCCAGAAAAAAAGTCGTAAAAGATTACTCTCATCCGGTTAATATCATGCCATCTGAAAAAGAGATTGATACGACTCTCCCGCTTTTTGATTTTAACGGTAAAGTATCAAAAAACGGGCTTATGACATGCCAGACCTGTCATGACCCCCATCGCTGGGACCCGGATGATATAATCACTGAAGATCATTCAAAGATTGAGGGTGATTCAAGAAATAGTTTTCTGAGGCTGGATAATTCTTATTCTTCCCGGCTCTGTGTTAATTGCCATGCCAAACAGAGTTTGGTTGTAGGAACAGACCATGACCTGAATATTACTGCTCCGGATGAAAAAAATGTTAATGGCCATACTGCAGCTGAATCCGGGGCATGCAGCGCGTGCCATCTGGTGCATAACGGCCCAAGCAGCTTTAAGCTCTGGGCAAGACCCTATATCCTTAATTATGTGAGCGGTGGCCTTATGGAGTCGTTGTGTATCAGTTGCCATTCAAAAGGCCAATCCGCTGAAGCAAAGATCCCTCCTATCGCAACTCATCCCACTGGCATGCTTGTTGATAATATTTTAAGGGCTGATAAACATTCCATAGACTTTTCTCCATTGTTTGATGAGAAGAACGGTAGTTACATAAGTGTAGGCAATATATCATGCCCTACATGCCATAACGCCCATCAATGGAACCCTGTTCTGAAAGAAAAAGGGCCGAATAAAAACCTTGATGGTGATGTCACAAACAGCTTCTTAAGAAATGTGAGCTATAACAATATCTGTATTGACTGCCACGGGCTTGATGCTCTTTTCAGGTTCAAATATTATCATGATCCGGATGACAGAGTAGAAAAAATTCAGAAATAG
- a CDS encoding NHL repeat-containing protein, whose product MLSRIFRYLSVANPSAILIIFLVSSFFLTGTAHAIKLTRVRHLFDISYNFSQPSDVAVSYNGLIYVVDGVNNKIKVFDHSGTYLYSFGRKGSRSGEFDFPMGIGIDNSGNVYIADSGNNRVQIFKSDGGFITEVEITSNDGITSDPTDVSVDESRGVFYVVDNNNHCILVYDLKTLKKINSYGVPGTEKLEFRYPFLMTLDNEKYLYVVDVINTRVQVLNPEGLFVEFIGAWGVEKGEFFRPKGIAIDSNKRIYVSDSYMGVIQVFDERGTFYSVIGDSTGKAVKKFKTPTGLFIDKNNRLYVVEMFGEKVSVFKLEDENETDDAEVKPDTR is encoded by the coding sequence ATGTTATCCCGAATATTTAGATATCTATCAGTAGCCAATCCTTCAGCAATATTAATTATTTTTCTGGTTTCCTCCTTTTTTCTAACCGGCACTGCCCATGCCATAAAGCTTACCAGGGTCAGGCATCTGTTTGACATATCCTATAATTTCAGTCAGCCGAGTGATGTTGCCGTTTCATATAACGGATTAATATATGTTGTAGATGGTGTTAACAACAAAATCAAGGTCTTTGACCACTCAGGAACTTATCTGTATTCCTTTGGAAGGAAAGGATCGAGGAGCGGTGAATTTGATTTCCCCATGGGAATCGGAATCGATAACTCAGGCAATGTCTATATTGCTGATTCGGGGAACAACAGAGTGCAGATCTTTAAATCTGACGGAGGCTTTATAACTGAAGTCGAAATTACGTCAAATGACGGAATCACCTCTGACCCGACAGATGTCTCAGTTGATGAGTCAAGGGGCGTATTTTATGTTGTTGACAATAATAATCATTGCATACTTGTATATGATCTAAAGACATTGAAGAAGATTAATTCATATGGCGTTCCCGGAACAGAAAAGCTGGAATTCCGTTACCCTTTTCTTATGACACTTGATAATGAAAAATACCTGTATGTGGTGGATGTGATCAATACAAGGGTGCAAGTACTGAATCCTGAGGGATTATTCGTAGAGTTTATCGGAGCGTGGGGAGTTGAAAAAGGGGAGTTTTTCAGGCCGAAGGGGATAGCCATTGACAGCAATAAACGTATCTACGTGAGTGACAGTTATATGGGTGTAATCCAGGTATTTGATGAGCGCGGCACTTTTTATTCAGTAATCGGTGATTCAACGGGAAAGGCTGTGAAAAAATTTAAGACCCCGACGGGGCTCTTTATTGATAAAAATAACAGGCTCTACGTTGTTGAGATGTTTGGCGAAAAGGTCAGTGTGTTCAAACTTGAAGATGAAAATGAAACTGATGATGCGGAAGTTAAACCTGATACGAGATAA
- a CDS encoding cytochrome c3 family protein, which produces MQVRYLYLPIILSFLILLSQNVSGEQKIITINYPPDKTIREFFDAGISLSVPLSLVDKIHVKAENNIEGDIIPDSKFECFNVPLIYGLNSITITAYKNNKTLEQVILTIFRRSDIESSYKNPPSDFTKDLFHMNARKECSACHELTPREADRTPVNIATYSELYFKDNLSYISKTSTCYSCHKKITSYPFVHGPASVWSCLSCHNPESIPRYSVKQPESDVCFGCHTEQKTEWKSKKIIHGPVNIGRCAICHSPHSAPNEYNLVKPVWDLCTSCHDDKKSGQHIVGGMFFKDGHPTKGKPDPVRPGKELSCASCHNPHASNFPNLWALEAQGPFDLCLKCHKYYYK; this is translated from the coding sequence ATGCAAGTAAGATATCTCTATCTGCCTATCATTCTGTCATTCCTTATCCTGCTGAGTCAAAATGTATCCGGTGAACAAAAGATCATTACGATTAATTACCCGCCTGACAAGACGATTAGGGAGTTCTTTGATGCCGGCATCTCTTTAAGTGTGCCTTTAAGCCTGGTAGACAAGATACATGTAAAAGCAGAAAACAACATTGAGGGCGATATCATACCTGACAGCAAATTTGAGTGTTTCAATGTTCCCTTGATCTACGGATTGAACAGTATCACTATAACAGCTTATAAAAATAACAAAACATTAGAACAAGTCATATTAACTATCTTCCGCCGTTCAGACATTGAAAGCTCCTATAAAAATCCACCTTCTGATTTCACAAAAGACCTGTTTCATATGAATGCCCGTAAAGAATGTTCTGCCTGTCATGAACTTACTCCCAGGGAAGCGGATAGAACGCCTGTTAATATTGCTACATATTCAGAGTTATATTTCAAGGATAATTTATCTTATATAAGCAAGACGTCAACATGCTATTCATGCCATAAAAAGATTACATCTTATCCCTTTGTACACGGCCCGGCCTCCGTGTGGAGCTGCCTAAGCTGCCACAACCCTGAGAGCATCCCAAGATACTCAGTTAAGCAACCCGAATCCGATGTCTGTTTTGGGTGCCATACGGAACAAAAAACTGAATGGAAAAGCAAAAAGATCATCCACGGCCCTGTGAACATTGGACGGTGTGCAATCTGCCATAGCCCCCACTCTGCTCCGAATGAATATAATCTCGTCAAACCGGTCTGGGATCTCTGCACGAGCTGCCATGACGATAAAAAATCAGGACAGCATATCGTTGGAGGAATGTTCTTTAAGGATGGGCATCCTACAAAGGGAAAACCCGACCCTGTAAGGCCGGGAAAGGAACTGTCTTGCGCAAGCTGCCACAACCCGCATGCATCAAATTTCCCAAACCTGTGGGCACTCGAAGCTCAGGGGCCATTTGATCTATGTCTGAAATGCCATAAATATTACTATAAATAG
- a CDS encoding cytochrome C, with protein MLKKRVVMPMIFIALFLVLFMFSGSYTRSFAQETGCITSDCHPKLDKDKYVHGPIAAGACEVCHGASPNHNSNPKKNKFKPLGDVAKKCFECHDTFDPKKTTHAPVKEGECLACHDPHGSPYKFQLNKEGSALCFDCHDDKIVGEKFVHGPAAVGGCIACHEPHTANYNKNLKAQSPALCYTCHTDKAAEFQDAKVIHTPVAEDCVNCHNPHSAPKKYMLSDEAPNLCYGCHTDMKEWVSKVANKHGAIDKDKSCLNCHEPHISNIPKMLAKPPMDLCLSCHNQDRKTPSGVIVTNLKKLLDENSDHHGPIKQKDCSGCHNTHGSDNFRMLREFYPASFYEPFSARNYALCFSCHEESIVKDLETTTLTNFRNGKVNLHFKHVNKPAKGRTCRSCHQTHASNHPKHIRDSVPFGSWEVPINFKKTNEGGSCLPGCHKIKEYNRTKMVTNE; from the coding sequence ATGCTGAAGAAACGTGTTGTTATGCCTATGATTTTTATCGCATTATTTCTTGTTTTATTCATGTTCTCAGGCTCATATACGCGCTCATTTGCCCAGGAAACAGGGTGTATCACTTCAGATTGTCATCCCAAGCTCGATAAGGATAAATATGTTCACGGGCCTATAGCTGCCGGAGCATGTGAAGTCTGTCATGGGGCATCACCAAACCATAATTCAAATCCTAAGAAGAACAAATTCAAGCCGTTAGGCGATGTAGCCAAAAAATGCTTTGAATGCCATGATACTTTTGATCCCAAAAAGACCACTCATGCACCTGTCAAGGAAGGCGAATGTCTTGCATGTCATGACCCTCACGGCTCACCCTACAAGTTTCAGCTTAATAAAGAAGGTTCCGCGCTCTGTTTCGATTGTCATGACGATAAGATAGTGGGTGAAAAGTTCGTTCACGGGCCTGCGGCTGTGGGAGGATGTATCGCATGCCATGAACCCCATACTGCAAATTACAACAAAAACCTTAAGGCTCAAAGCCCCGCTCTTTGTTACACATGCCATACTGACAAAGCTGCCGAGTTCCAGGATGCCAAGGTTATTCACACTCCGGTAGCGGAAGACTGTGTAAACTGTCACAACCCGCACTCCGCTCCCAAAAAATATATGCTTTCTGATGAAGCCCCGAACCTCTGCTATGGATGTCATACTGATATGAAAGAGTGGGTAAGCAAAGTAGCTAACAAACACGGGGCTATTGACAAGGACAAATCCTGCCTTAACTGCCACGAACCGCATATTTCAAATATCCCTAAGATGCTCGCAAAACCCCCTATGGATCTGTGCTTAAGCTGCCATAATCAGGACAGAAAAACCCCAAGCGGAGTCATTGTAACCAATCTAAAAAAACTTCTTGATGAGAACAGTGATCATCATGGCCCGATAAAACAGAAAGACTGCTCCGGATGTCACAACACACACGGCTCGGATAATTTCAGAATGCTGAGAGAATTTTATCCAGCTTCTTTTTATGAGCCTTTTTCCGCGCGCAACTACGCACTATGTTTCAGCTGCCATGAGGAATCGATTGTAAAGGACCTGGAGACTACAACACTTACAAACTTTCGCAACGGAAAAGTTAACCTGCATTTCAAACACGTTAACAAGCCTGCCAAAGGCCGTACCTGCCGTTCGTGCCATCAGACACACGCCAGCAATCATCCCAAACATATAAGGGATTCAGTTCCATTCGGTTCATGGGAAGTCCCTATTAACTTCAAGAAAACAAATGAGGGCGGCAGCTGTCTGCCCGGCTGTCACAAGATCAAAGAATATAACAGGACAAAAATGGTAACAAACGAATGA
- a CDS encoding redoxin domain-containing protein → MSIILLLSPIAYADDIQAGDAAPDFRLMTLKGEVLSLTDYRNSILVFIYWNPEHKRSALALNDAQSIFNKYGKKGVQFAGITADAGKKDVVLNIVDTDKIEFPILLDNERKVYDNYQIRVYPTTVIIDKEGKLSYILPGHPLTYAAALEGYIRLALGEIDKDSLTEILSPGKEDVDESANEAERRYNLALEFAGSGLSGQAIETVKKSIESKPDIAKSHILLGFLLLGNKEADQALSSFDKAIELDPDSKDAKTGLGEVYILKNELDKAIEILTSATVANPYSQKAYYDLGRAYELTGEKDRSIEMYKKAVHNILEKNLLPSSFSKCK, encoded by the coding sequence TTGTCAATAATACTTCTGCTAAGCCCTATTGCATACGCTGATGATATTCAGGCCGGTGACGCAGCTCCTGATTTCAGGCTGATGACATTAAAAGGCGAGGTTCTATCATTAACTGACTATAGAAACAGCATCCTGGTTTTTATTTACTGGAATCCGGAACATAAACGTTCAGCCCTTGCCCTTAATGATGCTCAAAGTATCTTCAATAAATACGGCAAAAAGGGTGTTCAATTTGCTGGGATAACGGCTGACGCCGGCAAAAAGGATGTTGTCCTGAATATTGTTGATACTGACAAGATTGAGTTCCCTATTCTTTTAGATAACGAGAGAAAGGTATATGATAATTATCAAATACGTGTTTACCCCACTACAGTGATCATCGATAAAGAGGGCAAACTTTCATATATACTTCCCGGACATCCCCTTACTTATGCAGCTGCGCTTGAAGGCTATATCAGGTTAGCTTTAGGAGAGATCGATAAGGATTCACTGACTGAAATTCTATCGCCCGGAAAAGAGGATGTTGATGAATCTGCGAATGAAGCAGAGAGAAGATACAACCTTGCTCTGGAATTTGCAGGCTCAGGACTTTCAGGCCAGGCAATTGAGACAGTAAAAAAATCTATTGAGTCAAAGCCCGATATCGCAAAGTCTCATATACTGCTGGGCTTTCTGCTGCTTGGGAATAAAGAAGCTGATCAGGCCCTTTCAAGCTTCGACAAAGCCATCGAGCTGGATCCTGACTCCAAAGATGCTAAAACAGGTCTTGGCGAGGTTTATATTCTTAAAAATGAACTTGATAAAGCTATTGAGATCCTCACTTCGGCAACAGTAGCAAACCCCTACTCTCAAAAGGCTTATTATGATCTGGGAAGGGCCTATGAGTTAACGGGTGAAAAAGACAGATCAATTGAAATGTATAAAAAAGCAGTACATAACATATTAGAAAAGAACCTGCTCCCATCATCTTTTTCAAAATGCAAGTAA